Below is a genomic region from Trichomycterus rosablanca isolate fTriRos1 chromosome 15, fTriRos1.hap1, whole genome shotgun sequence.
AACGCTCAAGTTGTTAACATTCGAGCGCTGTGTCGGAATGGCAGAGCCGTCGGTGGGTGCAAAAATGGCGTCAGTTGTCCGGGTTCGATCCGCGGGTTTGGTTCTGTTGAGCGCCTGTTTGGTATTAATTGCGCCGACGCGCGTCATAGCAGGCGGGTTGGAGGAGACGGTGATTATCGGACTGCGCCTGGAGGACACGGACGACATATCGTTCATGGATAAAGGATATCTGAGAGTCAGCGAGCGCTCTAGGGTTAAATTGCGGGTTTTTGGGCAGAACATCAACAACGAGACCTGGTCCAAAATCGCGTTTACTGAGCACGAACGGAGCCGAGACAGTTCGGGTGATAACAAGAGCCACGAGGAGACCCCTGGCTTGCACCCGTGTGGCATCAGGACTTCGGATATCCTCATTTTGCCTAATATCGTGTTAAACCGCAAGACTTCTGGGGTTGTCGAGATCGAGGTCAAGCCGTTAAGGAAGACCGAAAGGAGCAAAGCTTATTACTTGTGCGTTGCCACGTCCACGCCGGCTGGAACGCACGACCCGTGGACGGAGAGCACCTGGATATACCACGAAGGCGATGACACCAAAGTGATCGTCGTGGAAGAAAAGAAGTTCCTCCTGCCCTTCTGGCTTCAAGTCATTTTCATCTCCATGCTTCTGTGCCTCTCTGGTATGTTCAGCGGATTAAACCTTGGTTTGATGGCGCTGGATCCGATGGAGCTGCAGATCATCCAGAACTGCGGCACCGAGCGCGAAAAGAATTACGCACGCAAAATCGAGCCTGTGCGCAGCCAAGGGAACTATTTACTCTGCTCTCTTTTGTTGGGAAACGTCCTAGTCAACACGACTCTCACCATCCTGCTCGATGATATCGCAGGAAACGGTCTGATCGCGGTCGTTATGTCGACGATCGGCATCGTCATCTTTGGAGAGATCGTCCCACAGGCTATATGCTCGCGTCACGGACTCGCCGTCGGTGCCAATACCATCtttctgaccaagttcttcatGCTCTTGACGTTCCCCGCGTCGTACCCGGTCAGCAAGCTGCTCGATTACTTGCTCGGACAGGAGATCGGCACCGTGTACAACCGTGAGAAACTTCTGGAGATGCTGCGCGTCACCGATCCCTACAACGATCTGGTCAAAGAGGAGTTGAATATCATCCAGGGCGCCCTGGAGCTGCGCACCAAAACCGTCGAGGACGTGATGACTCCACTGCGCGACTGCTTCATGTTGGCAGCAGATGCCACCCTGGATTTTGCCACCGTGAGCGAGATCATGGAGAGCGGCTACACGCGCATCCCGGTGTATGAAGAGGACCGATCCAATATCGTGGATCTGCTCTTTGTCAAGGACCTGGCTTTTGTGGACACGGACGACTGCACGCCGCTGAAGACGGTCACCAAGTTTTACAGCCACCCGCTGCATTTCGTGTTCAATGATACCAAGCTGGATGCGATGCTGGAGGAGTTCAAAAAAGgttggtttgtttttttctaagTTGTTCCACACTAGTTTGAATATAAGGACGGTATCATGGTAATTAatcttttgttgttgtttgtttagtcacttttttgttttttacgcATTTGGTTTTACGCATGATTACTCTGGTTTGAATTTACCCATTTTTACGCATTGGTATTTAGGCTCAGTTAGACAGGAGATaacattatttacattcattttctTCATATTTTGTTTGCCACACACGcaaaatgatgtttttttttcaaaaaggcAAAACAATTTGGCTGTCTTGCGCTTTTACGCATCGAGCAGTATACATTACGCACGTATTGAGCATTATTGCTCAGCTTGAGAGtttattaacacacacataaccGCACTGTAGAAGACATGGCATTTGGATTGATGCTATCTGAAGTGGCACATCTAAATGTAGTACGTCTTTAAAGATTTGGCATCTAGGCTCACATTGGCAAAGATATAAATCATGTCCGATTTACGCACTCCAAGAAATAGAGGCCTTTCTTGGGTGCGTAAAGTTTTGAGATGCCATAAACCTAAGAGAAAGAAGATAGTATGTTTAAGTGCAACTAGTAGTTGCAAACACCGGCAGAAAAgggataaaacaacaacaacagtagATGCAGGAATATAGTGGTGAAATGAACAGAATAAGGTATgaagaaaaacagaacacaaatgGTACAGGCTCGATTTTTACTAGGCAAGCCGTACCCTAGtgattaagatactggactagtaaccagaaggttgctggttcaagccccaccactgccaggttgctgctgttgggcccttgagcaaggcccttaaccctcaattgctcagactgtatactgtaactgtgatgtaagtcgtttggataaaggcgtctgctaaatgccgaaaatgtcaatgtaaatagtaCTGAGATGCATACTAATATAGGTAGTGTAGCTAGGAAATAAGTTCCCCGATGGATGTTTCAAAGGATGCTTGTTTTGGTAATCATCAAACTTGTCACCTATCTATAGGCAGAAATACCTTGTATTTGTATGCTGTGTAAGATAGATGTACCGGCATCCTACTGAAGGTAAATCATATCCAAGTGTTTCTTAGGCTTTGATATGTGTTAGATTGTAGCAAGGCTGCATCTCAGTCAGGCAAAATTTTTTTCACAAATTAACAAAAAGCTCAGTGTTAACAACTCCTGCCGACCACTGAAAAGAGTTCAGTTTTATTCATTATAAGTTCCTAAAGATACACATCAATGACAAATgggtttttgtcattttcctacTCCTAAGACTTATGGACCAATTATTTAGTAGTAatttaattagctgattattCACTTTAATGGATAGTGTGGCATGGTGTTGAAGTTTCACATCTTTTGGGTCCTGGAGACCAGGGCTGGTAACTGTACAAAGTTTGTTAGTAGTTGGATATGTTACTCTAAATTGCTGTTAggcatgagtgagtgaatgagtgagtgagtgggttaaTGCTCTTTGATGAATTAGAGCTCAGTGCAGGGTGTATTCCCACCTTTCACCTAGTGATTCCACGTAGGATCTGAACTCACCGTGTTTCAAATCCCGTCCTGTGTTTTAGTTATTTGTCTGCTGCCAAGACACATCATTTAATTGGTTAGAAGGGTAGGATGATGGTGCATCAGGTCCTGGTTCATGGGGTTTGGTCCCATGTTGCCAAAAGGGTGCTAGATGGAAATGTTTCTAGAGTGAGTACAAACATGGTAAGAATTCCAGACTAAGGACATGTCTTATCTTAGGCACCTGATAAGTAATAAGCATTTTAAAAAGATGCACAGTTCTATGGGGTTTATTATGAGTGGGTTTAAGTAGGGCtttctcattgtttctacacccactgtccattttatcagctccacctaccatatagaagcactttgtagttctacaattactgactgtagtccatttgtttctctgcatgctttgttagccccctttcatgctgttcttcaatggtcaggactctcccaggaccactacagagtaggtattatttagatggtggatcatccccagcactgcagtgacactgacatggtggtggtgtgttagtgtgtgttgtgctggtatgagtggatcagacacagcaatgctggtggagtttttaaacacctcactgtcactgctggactgagaatagtccaccaattaaaactcaaacagcagcaataggtgagcgattgtctctgactgtacatctacaaggtggaccaactaggtaggagtgtctaatagagtggacggtgagtggacactgtgtttacaaactccagcagcgctgctgtgtctgatccactcataccagcacaacacacactaacacaccaccaccatgtcagtgtcactgcagtgctgagaatgatccaccacctaaataatacctactctgtggtggtcctgtgggggtcctgaccaatgaaggacaggatgaaagcaggttaaaaaagtatgtagagaaacagatggactacagtcagtaattgtagaacttcaaagtgcttctatatggtaagtggagctgataaaattgacagagtgtagaaagaaggaggtggttttaatgttatggctgatcagtgtaagtgtgCATACGTACTTGCTCTCAGCATCTATGTGAGCGGCTTAGGGTAACCGTCCATCctccactgtgtgtgtatttggctGTTGCTTTCATTCAGCGTTAATGTTTACACATCTCCTTCTGTGTGGGAATAGTGTGACGTGGTTTGGCTTATCGAAGGAAGTCATCATGTCCGAGAGCTGTtctatctctctgtctccaCGATACCCCTCCACACTGATTTAGAACCATTTATAGTTCAACTCTGAGGAAATGCAAATGTTTGGCTGATGTTATGCATGtttatgtatctgtgtgtgtacacaCCGCTCTAATTTGAAGAAACATCTACACGACCACTCTCGGTGCCCTCAGGCTGTAACACCCTCATTACACCACCTTGCTGTGTTAAGAGGTAACTGATGTAAATGACCGATCGAGTCTCAGCATCCTGTTAACCATTAATGACTTAACATTAATGAAACAGGTGAATTCTGAACCACACCGAAATAAACAGGAATGTCCCGATCAGGTCTGAGTATCAGCATACATTGATTCTCCTCACCTTGTTTtaacacttaccatatagaagcactttgtagttctacaattactaactgtagtccatatgtttctctccatgctttgttatcccccttttatgctgttctttaatggtcaggactcaccacagagtaggtattatttggtggatcattctcagcactgcagtgacactgacatggtggtggtgtgttagtgtgtgttgtgctagtatgagtggatcagaaagagcagcgctgctggactgagaattgtcccccaaccaaaaatatccagccaacagcgccctgtgggcagcagcctgtgaacactgatgaaggtctaaaagatgaccaactcaaacagcagcaatagatgagcgatcgtctctgactttacatctacaaggtggaccaactaggtaggagtgtctaatagagtggacagtgagtggacacggtatttaaaaactccagcagcgctgctgtgtctgatccactcataccagcacaacacacactaacacaccaccaccatgtccgtgtcactgcagtgctgagaatgatccaccaaataatacctactctgtggtggtcctgtgggggtcctgaccattgaagaacagcatgaaagggggataacaaagcatgcagagacacagatggactacagtcagtaattgcagaagaacaaagtgcttctatatggtaagtggagctgataaaatggacagtaagtgtagaaacagtgaggtggttttaatgttatggctgatcagtgtacacataCATGTgtataccagcttgtttggaagctagggtcagagcgcagggtcagccattgtacgacaTCTCTGGAGCAGACAGCATTAAAagccttgttcaagggcagtGGTTGtatagcagaggctggatttgaaccaacaatcttctgattgatagtccaaagctgtACCCTCTAGGCTACCACTTTCTCAGAAAGAAGAAAGCCAGCAATCATTTAAAAAGCattgcaggatgacctgaaagcagcagtaACAACAGTTATACAGTGAACACTAAGCTATTATCTGCACTACAACCATCTCCTTTTTTACACCATGCAGACTTAAAAGGAAGAAAGAATCGAGAGGTGAATATACTTTCATCTGCCTAGAAAGTAAACCTATATGGTAATGAACAATGCAACAATCCTAAACATGAAGCCAAAATATTTTAGGGTTTATACAGCAGAAAATGAAGGTGCTTGTGTGGCTTAAATTCAATTGAAAATCACTGAAGTGTGATTTTGTACACACTGATTATTTTGTACAAGCTTAATGCTGTAATTGCCCACCACAGCTTTCGGAAATATTAAGAAAATAATGTTGTACATCTGCATAGATTTTAAAATATCTCTCTATCAATTTTGTTATTTAAACATATCATTCTGATTAGgacagattttttttagattaaatGACATTGTGTGAAGTGGATATCTGAAGTGGATATATTTACAgaaagtatatacagtacagtggtatCCTGAAACTCAATCTGTTcattggttctggaagtggcactgagtttaaaaggcgttgagttttaaggtattttttcctataaagatgtatggaaaacctctTAATGCATTCAGTGGTCCCATGAAACTGCAGATTGGCTAATATAAAGTaacggggttgtttttgacacttatacactgagaataactcaaatataatataaaaaacactgaaatacaaaaaatataataattattaaaaccttcactttacctttattttttattgtttatgcttcttaatcgcggagatgcttgatcttgaaataccgtattccattcagtaaaggggcattcacatgagaagcggcacgaTAGCTTTTGCACAATAGCTTTCTATGTCGTTCGTTTAATACATAATGTTACTTTTTTTAAACgctaagcattttagactcgaaaaaaagctgattcttacaatttctcagaacttcgagctataacacaagtttaaaagtgaaacaggagaaaaatccagctaaacacagatacatgtggagctttcagatgGTAtatttccacacaaatgcagatttgtcttatATACGTCTAACTGCACCGCtccagccaagcgctgaacaaagcggctattcattgttaatttgaaattaaatacattattttttaaaaagctgaacacgttgagtttaagggtacaaatttctcgacgaagggtgttgagtttcaaagattttgagtttaggggacagtgagttacaaggtaccactgtatcagtggcggctgctggtctttcaaagaggggaagctcattgtcggcttaatataaatgtataaattctcccctttgttagttttcaagaaaatggcatgaaatgggttgcagtttgtcttccgacttcactcgcaaaatccgcgatggtactgaagctcccagggacagctgtcaatcaaaacgggattcagcctttcgactgatcctccaatcatcttgcagaagctcagcgtccacagaaatcgccactgcactgtatctaataaaaacaaaagcaacTGAATATAGTTTTCCATCACTATATGTGTGGTGGTATGTTTTCCCCACTTACTATAAGTGTGataatgggtttttttttaagacAAAAGCATCCTTAgaattgtataatttttataCTAAATTATTTTAGATCAATAACGTGGTTTTACACAAAGAGAatctaaataaaacagaacaaatcatagtttcatttattaacaacgTTATTCAATGTTTATACCATTCTAATATAAAAAGCAATTGCCCCTTAACTTTATACCTTGCTGCATCATCTTTAatagcaataactgcaactaaacgctTTCCGTAATTTAATAGGCCAGTTGTTCTTCTGCTCCTTTCAGGTCTCATTTTACCTTCTGATAAAATTAGCTCAATAGAATAAAATTTGTTTAGTGTAGGCAGCATTTATAGTTGCAATTCTTCTGGGATACATCTGTATAAGCTTTGAACACCTGGATTTGGccggtttatcccattctttatGGCAGATCTTCTCAATTTTTGTCAGATTGAATAGCCAGAgtctgtgaactgccatctttaggtctttccagagatgttTACTGCCTCAAAGCCTTTCCAGTGTCATTGCCATATTAAAGGGTGAACTTTAACCCcagtctgagtttgcatgtCGTCTGGAGAAGGTTGCATTCATCCATCTCTCAATTCTTCCAAGTCTACCTGTCCCTGTTGCTGAGAAGCACCCCATATCATGAtcctgccaccaccatgtttcacagtagcGATAGTATGAGCCAGCTGATGTGCACTGCCTGTTTTGTCAGTTATAGTTGCTGTTATGCTCAAAGAGTTACATTTTTGTCTCATTAGATCAGGCTGTCATATACTTTTTACGTAACATTGGTTTCTGTCTtgccactctgccataaaggcctgatttgtGAGGATCTCTGCACTAGTCTTTGCTGCTTTTTAGAGTAATCGTTGGGTATTTCCAAGATTCTTAAATTTCAAAGTTGTAGTCCTGAGAATGCTTAAAGCTGTAACTATTGCTTTACATCTTATGTTATATCCTTTGATCTATGCCTTGCCACAATTTTACCATGGAGATCCACAGATAGTTTCTTAGATGCCATGGCTTGGTTTCTGTACTGCCAATGCAATGTTAATTCTGGATCCCTGTAGacccaggtgtgtgcctttccaaacaaTGTCCAGTCAATTCTAATTGCAACAGGTGGACCCCAGAGTTCTAGACACAGCTTAAGGATAATTCAGTCAAACAGCATGCGTCTGAGTACAATTTAGAGTGCCACAGCACAGTCTCTTTTGTGAAAAGGTAATTTCAGTTTTCAACTACTTTgcaaaagaaaaatacacaagTGTAGATTAAGTGTAGACAGGTGGGTAAAAAGGGCAACTTTATGAATTCAGAAACAAATCCATGACACAAAGTATTATGAATTTTAAAGGTGTCTAAATACATAATGAATCCACTGGATATTATCTACAACAGAGTTTCTAGCAGTTTTATGTTCTTCTTTTGGTGTTCTGATGTCTatttgtactagagtaagtaCTTTAGGTTTACTGTGTGAGCTGTAAATGTTGAAAACCCTCCAGAAACATACCAGCGAATGAATTGGCTGCTATAAATTCTTCCTAGGTGTGAGTAATTTACTGAGTGAATCAGTTTGTGAGAGATACCCTTGGATGTATTGCTGCCTGACCAGtttgtattcctgccctgcacccagtgttacTATGGTAGGCCCTGTACCCACCCCCAAACTAAGAAATCCAGTTTTTAAAGCTGTAATAATGAAAGACAGTAAATGTACAATACAATTTATTGGCCAACCTATTTGGCACAGGCGTGACAATCATTCCACCTCGAGCCGTGTAATATTATGTAATGCAGtatttgttttacacacatttttgcAGCTTGGTTTATGATTACAGGTGAGCAATGGATTTCATTcagttataaataaaaagtcattGTGTGATTGCTGCAGTTCTAAAATGCCCTAAGTTTTAAGCAGTATTGCTTATTAGGTGTTTGAGTAGTGCAGTGATAAATACCGCTAGCTCATCACCACTGGAATCCGGGGTCGGATAACCAacagtgctatcggctggtcaggcgtctac
It encodes:
- the cnnm2b gene encoding metal transporter CNNM2 isoform X2, yielding MAEPSVGAKMASVVRVRSAGLVLLSACLVLIAPTRVIAGGLEETVIIGLRLEDTDDISFMDKGYLRVSERSRVKLRVFGQNINNETWSKIAFTEHERSRDSSGDNKSHEETPGLHPCGIRTSDILILPNIVLNRKTSGVVEIEVKPLRKTERSKAYYLCVATSTPAGTHDPWTESTWIYHEGDDTKVIVVEEKKFLLPFWLQVIFISMLLCLSGMFSGLNLGLMALDPMELQIIQNCGTEREKNYARKIEPVRSQGNYLLCSLLLGNVLVNTTLTILLDDIAGNGLIAVVMSTIGIVIFGEIVPQAICSRHGLAVGANTIFLTKFFMLLTFPASYPVSKLLDYLLGQEIGTVYNREKLLEMLRVTDPYNDLVKEELNIIQGALELRTKTVEDVMTPLRDCFMLAADATLDFATVSEIMESGYTRIPVYEEDRSNIVDLLFVKDLAFVDTDDCTPLKTVTKFYSHPLHFVFNDTKLDAMLEEFKKGKSHLAIVQRVNNEGEGDPFYEVLGIITLEDVIEEIIKSEILDETDLYTDNKTKKKITHRERKQDFSAFKPTDNEMKVKISPQLLLATLRFLATEVESFGLVHMSEKILLRLLKHPNVIQELKFNEKNKKAVEHYLYVRNKPVDYFILLLQGKVEVEAGKDGMKFESGAFSSYGMMALTASSENMSPPRPYGLNHSDSLNRSDRNEAINPPLGSSNNQLNSFLQIYAPDYTVRAITDLIYVKVTRQQYQNALMASRMDKTTQTSDSEYTKIELTLSDLHDGVTEETAILLNQTQNCVAHKKVNHTAQHECAV
- the cnnm2b gene encoding metal transporter CNNM2 isoform X1 encodes the protein MAEPSVGAKMASVVRVRSAGLVLLSACLVLIAPTRVIAGGLEETVIIGLRLEDTDDISFMDKGYLRVSERSRVKLRVFGQNINNETWSKIAFTEHERSRDSSGDNKSHEETPGLHPCGIRTSDILILPNIVLNRKTSGVVEIEVKPLRKTERSKAYYLCVATSTPAGTHDPWTESTWIYHEGDDTKVIVVEEKKFLLPFWLQVIFISMLLCLSGMFSGLNLGLMALDPMELQIIQNCGTEREKNYARKIEPVRSQGNYLLCSLLLGNVLVNTTLTILLDDIAGNGLIAVVMSTIGIVIFGEIVPQAICSRHGLAVGANTIFLTKFFMLLTFPASYPVSKLLDYLLGQEIGTVYNREKLLEMLRVTDPYNDLVKEELNIIQGALELRTKTVEDVMTPLRDCFMLAADATLDFATVSEIMESGYTRIPVYEEDRSNIVDLLFVKDLAFVDTDDCTPLKTVTKFYSHPLHFVFNDTKLDAMLEEFKKGKSHLAIVQRVNNEGEGDPFYEVLGIITLEDVIEEIIKSEILDETDLYTDNKTKKKITHRERKQDFSAFKPTDNEMKVKISPQLLLATLRFLATEVESFGLVHMSEKILLRLLKHPNVIQELKFNEKNKKAVEHYLYVRNKPVDYFILLLQGKVEVEAGKDGMKFESGAFSSYGMMALTASSVSHSLSRNCGIRRSESIGGSPENMSPPRPYGLNHSDSLNRSDRNEAINPPLGSSNNQLNSFLQIYAPDYTVRAITDLIYVKVTRQQYQNALMASRMDKTTQTSDSEYTKIELTLSDLHDGVTEETAILLNQTQNCVAHKKVNHTAQHECAV